One genomic segment of Hordeum vulgare subsp. vulgare chromosome 2H, MorexV3_pseudomolecules_assembly, whole genome shotgun sequence includes these proteins:
- the LOC123429593 gene encoding peroxidase 2-like, with protein MAGSDKKLASLALLLALLGCLGRTCQASHGFPYPLLPFFPVRILPFSVPSLTCGHYPKVKYACDDAEKIVRDIVEEEVYRDRGIGAGLIRLFFHDCFVRGCDASVLLDQTATPNEPTEKDGIPNRGSLRGFEVIDRIKEKLEATPGCKHVVSCADIVAFAARDATYFLSNKVIDFQMPSGRYDGNMSLASETLPNLPPPFADSAQLEAMFKNKGLTLDEMVTLSGAHSIGISHCSSFNGDRPTAMNSTLADLVTAKCSSGGNPTVDQDIRTPRDLDNQYYKNVINHEVLFKSDAALESSTTIESVKQNAKYPLLWEEKFRQAMVKMGNIDVKTRNNGEIRHKCRSINY; from the exons ATGGCTGGCAGTGACAAGAAGCTTGCCTCCTTGGCTCTGCTGCTAGCATTACTTGGTTGCCTGGGGCGCACGTGCCAAGCGAGCCACGGGTTTCCCTATCCGTTGCTCCCTTTCTTCCCGGTCAGAATACTTCCTTTTTCTGTGCCGTCGCTCACCTGCGGTCACTACCCCAAGGTCAAGTATGCTTGCGATGATGCGGAGAAGATTGTGAGGGACATTGTAGAGGAGGAGGTGTACCGCGACCGCGGCATCGGCGCGGGCCTCATCCGTCTCTTCTTCCACGACTGCTTCGTCCGg GGTTGCGACGCGTCGGTCCTCCTTGACCAGACCGCCACGCCCAACGAGCCGACGGAGAAGGACGGCATCCCCAACAGGGGCAGCCTCCGGGGCTTCGAGGTGATCGACAGGATCAAGGAGAAGCTCGAGGCCACGCCCGGGTGCAAGCATGTCGTCTCCTGCGCCGACATCGTCGCCTTTGCTGCCCGCGACGCCACCTACTTCCTCAGCAAcaaggtgatagacttccagatgCCGTCCGGCCGCTACGACGGGAACATGTCCCTCGCCAGCGAAACCCTCCCCAACCTGCCCCCTCCCTTCGCCGACAGCGCTCAACTCGAGGCCATGTTCAAAAACAAGGGCCTCACCCTCGACGAGATGGTCACCCTCTCCGGCGCACACTCCATCGGCATCTCCCACTGCTCCTCCTTCAACGGGGACCGCCCCACCGCCATGAACTCTACCTTGGCCGACTTGGTCACAGCTAAATGTAGCAGCGGCGGCAACCCTACCGTGGATCAGGACATCCGAACCCCTCGAGACCTCGACAACCAATACTACAAGAACGTCATCAACCACGAAGTCTTGTTCAAATCGGACGCCGCGCTAGAGTCATCAACCACAATTGAATCCGTCAAACAAAATGCAAAGTATCCTTTGCTGTGGGAGGAAAAGTTCCGGCAAGCCATGGTGAAGATGGGCAACATCGACGTCAAGACCAGAAACAATGGAGAGATCAGACACAAGTGCCGATCCATCAACTACTAG